One genomic segment of Paenibacillus xylanexedens includes these proteins:
- the alaS gene encoding alanine--tRNA ligase: MKASEIRSKWIEFFASKGHKIEPSASLVPHNDPSLLWINAGMAPLKPYFDGREKPENPRLANSQKCIRTNDIENVGKTRRHHTFFEMLGNFSIGDYFKEETVTWAWEFLTSKEWIGFDPERLSVTVYPEDEEAFKLWNEKVGLPAERIIKLDENFWDIGEGPCGPCTEIFYDRGEAYGNDMSDPEMYPGGENERYLEVWNLVFSQFNHNKDGSYTPLPNKNIDTGAGLERFASILQNVDSNFDTDLFQPMIQRTAALAGVKYNDSVEIDVALKVIADHIRTVAFAVGDGVLPSNEGRGYVIRRLLRRAVRYGKVLGLDRPFLYELTTTVGEVMGMYYPEVVDKQEFIAKVIKTEEERFHETLTDGLAILADISGTAKSEGRTVISGPEAFKLYDTYGFPFDLTEDYAAEHGLTVDREGFDASMQKQRELGRAGRQENESMKVQGGPLADLEVKSEFVGYTDLLTEAKVVAIVAGDALVESVGEGQTCQVVLDKTPFYAESGGQVSDQGLLRGAGVSAKVQGLFKAPLGQHVHLVTVESGELRVGDVINAEVDSAKRGDIIKNHTATHLLHKALKDVLGTHVNQAGSLVEPQRLRFDFSHFGSITPEELTEIERQVNEQIWNRLNVNIELKAIDEAKEMGAMALFGEKYGDIVRVVQVGDYSLELCGGCHVNNTSEIGIFKLVSESGIGSGVRRIEAVTGRGAYLYVESQLELLKQSAALLKANVADVPKRIEGLNQQLKEAARETESLQSKLSAMEAGQLTDQVVQAGNTQLLAARVDAPNMDALRTVADELKVKLPNAVLVLGAPADGKVNFVVAVPAEQVKQGLHAGKIVKEVAAVCGGGGGGRPDMAQAGGKDATKLDEALKLAVSLVSGHNA; the protein is encoded by the coding sequence ATGAAAGCCAGTGAAATCCGGTCCAAATGGATAGAGTTTTTTGCAAGTAAAGGTCACAAAATCGAGCCGAGCGCATCGCTCGTACCTCACAACGATCCTTCTCTTTTGTGGATCAATGCAGGTATGGCACCGCTCAAACCATATTTTGACGGACGTGAGAAGCCGGAGAACCCGCGTCTAGCGAACTCCCAAAAATGTATCCGTACCAATGATATCGAGAATGTTGGTAAAACGCGTCGTCACCATACGTTCTTCGAAATGCTTGGCAACTTCTCTATTGGAGATTACTTCAAGGAGGAGACCGTAACATGGGCTTGGGAATTCTTGACCAGCAAAGAGTGGATCGGATTCGATCCGGAACGTCTTTCCGTAACGGTATATCCGGAAGATGAAGAAGCTTTCAAACTGTGGAACGAAAAAGTAGGACTGCCTGCTGAGCGTATCATTAAATTGGATGAAAACTTTTGGGATATCGGCGAAGGCCCATGTGGTCCTTGTACCGAGATCTTCTATGACCGCGGCGAAGCTTATGGTAACGACATGAGTGATCCTGAAATGTATCCAGGTGGGGAAAACGAACGTTATCTGGAAGTATGGAATCTGGTATTCTCCCAGTTCAACCATAACAAAGATGGTAGCTACACACCGCTTCCTAACAAAAATATTGATACAGGTGCAGGTTTGGAGCGTTTTGCTTCCATTCTGCAAAATGTGGATTCCAACTTCGACACAGACCTGTTCCAACCGATGATTCAAAGAACAGCCGCTCTTGCGGGTGTGAAATATAACGACAGCGTAGAGATTGATGTTGCACTGAAAGTCATTGCCGATCATATCCGTACGGTTGCTTTTGCAGTAGGTGATGGCGTTCTGCCAAGTAATGAAGGACGTGGATATGTCATCCGTCGCTTGCTTCGCCGTGCAGTTCGTTATGGAAAAGTGCTTGGGCTTGACCGTCCATTCCTGTATGAATTGACAACAACCGTTGGTGAAGTGATGGGCATGTACTACCCTGAGGTAGTAGACAAACAGGAGTTCATCGCCAAAGTAATCAAAACCGAGGAAGAGCGTTTCCACGAAACACTCACAGATGGTCTGGCTATTCTGGCTGATATCAGCGGCACAGCCAAATCCGAAGGACGCACCGTTATTAGCGGACCTGAAGCTTTCAAACTGTATGATACGTACGGTTTCCCGTTTGACCTGACAGAAGATTATGCCGCAGAGCATGGTCTGACTGTGGACCGTGAAGGTTTTGATGCTTCCATGCAGAAACAACGTGAGCTTGGACGTGCTGGGCGCCAAGAGAACGAGAGCATGAAAGTTCAAGGCGGACCACTTGCTGATCTGGAGGTTAAAAGCGAGTTTGTTGGTTATACTGACCTGTTGACGGAAGCAAAAGTGGTAGCCATCGTAGCTGGTGATGCCCTTGTTGAATCTGTAGGCGAAGGACAGACGTGTCAGGTTGTTCTGGACAAGACTCCGTTCTACGCGGAAAGTGGCGGCCAAGTGAGTGATCAGGGCTTGTTGCGAGGTGCTGGTGTATCAGCGAAAGTACAAGGTTTGTTCAAAGCTCCACTTGGACAACATGTACATCTGGTGACTGTGGAGTCTGGTGAACTGCGTGTAGGCGATGTGATCAATGCCGAAGTGGACTCAGCGAAACGTGGCGACATTATCAAAAACCATACGGCTACCCACTTGCTGCACAAGGCACTCAAAGATGTGCTCGGAACTCACGTAAACCAGGCGGGGTCGCTCGTAGAGCCACAGCGTCTGCGGTTTGACTTCTCTCACTTCGGTAGTATTACGCCGGAAGAGTTGACAGAAATTGAGCGTCAGGTGAACGAACAGATCTGGAATCGTCTGAACGTGAACATTGAGCTGAAGGCTATTGATGAAGCCAAAGAAATGGGTGCGATGGCCCTGTTTGGCGAAAAATATGGAGATATTGTGCGTGTCGTTCAAGTTGGAGACTACAGTTTGGAACTTTGTGGCGGCTGTCACGTAAATAATACTTCAGAGATTGGAATCTTCAAACTGGTGAGCGAGAGCGGAATCGGCTCCGGCGTTCGTCGGATCGAAGCTGTAACTGGCCGTGGCGCATATCTGTATGTGGAAAGCCAGTTGGAACTGCTTAAACAATCAGCAGCACTGCTCAAAGCAAATGTGGCTGATGTACCTAAACGGATTGAAGGTCTGAACCAACAACTGAAAGAAGCAGCCAGAGAGACTGAATCCCTGCAAAGCAAGCTGAGTGCCATGGAAGCGGGTCAATTGACCGATCAAGTGGTACAAGCAGGAAATACACAATTGCTGGCAGCACGCGTAGATGCTCCGAACATGGATGCGCTGCGTACAGTGGCAGATGAGTTGAAAGTAAAATTGCCTAACGCGGTACTCGTATTGGGTGCTCCAGCGGACGGCAAAGTGAATTTTGTTGTAGCAGTACCTGCTGAACAAGTGAAACAAGGATTACACGCAGGCAAAATCGTCAAAGAAGTCGCAGCAGTTTGCGGCGGCGGTGGCGGTGGACGTCCAGATATGGCGCAAGCCGGAGGTAAGGATGCGACCAAGCTGGATGAAGCGCTGAAACTGGCAGTTTCGCTGGTTAGCGGGCATAATGCATAA
- a CDS encoding AI-2E family transporter has translation MEQLTKNKLFRYAIWLLLGLIILYFIWLLRPLLLHIYAFLKTVLAPFIVALIISYVLNPIVSMLGGRKVPRTIAVLLIYAFFLTCLGVILMNVIPVLIEQLGELNEHMPELSMRAQSLMNNMDHKLMPPSVRTGMNSWFFQMEDRLTQGIAVLMDNIGATINVLFNVFIVPFLIFYMLKDFEVFERTIVAYLPRSRRKAIVSVMKEIDTALGNYIRGQFIVCVIVGIFAYIGYIIIDMPYALLLASIVAVFNIVPYLGPFLGAAPAVVMASTVSFKMVLLVVIVNTLCQVLESNVISPQVVGRTLHLHPLSIIFALLVGGELAGIVGLILAVPVFAVLKVIVQHFFAYYIKRRTD, from the coding sequence GTGGAGCAATTAACCAAAAACAAGCTGTTCCGTTACGCGATCTGGCTGCTGCTCGGATTGATCATTTTATATTTTATCTGGCTGCTGCGGCCTTTACTGCTTCACATATATGCGTTCCTGAAAACAGTGCTGGCACCCTTTATCGTAGCCCTTATCATATCCTATGTACTTAATCCGATTGTCAGCATGCTGGGAGGGCGCAAGGTGCCGCGTACAATTGCGGTACTACTCATTTATGCCTTTTTCCTTACCTGCCTCGGTGTCATTCTGATGAATGTCATTCCGGTTTTGATTGAACAGCTGGGGGAACTCAACGAGCATATGCCGGAACTGTCCATGCGTGCCCAGAGCCTGATGAACAATATGGATCACAAATTAATGCCGCCAAGTGTGCGAACAGGCATGAACAGCTGGTTTTTTCAGATGGAGGATCGACTAACTCAGGGAATTGCTGTGCTCATGGACAATATCGGGGCGACCATTAATGTGTTATTCAATGTGTTTATCGTGCCATTTCTGATCTTTTATATGTTAAAAGACTTTGAGGTGTTTGAACGCACCATTGTGGCGTATCTTCCTCGTTCACGTCGGAAAGCGATTGTCTCGGTAATGAAAGAGATCGATACTGCACTGGGGAACTATATTCGGGGACAGTTTATTGTCTGTGTCATTGTTGGTATCTTTGCCTACATTGGTTATATCATCATTGATATGCCGTATGCCCTGCTGCTTGCAAGCATTGTAGCTGTGTTTAACATTGTGCCCTACTTGGGGCCGTTCCTCGGAGCTGCTCCTGCTGTGGTCATGGCATCAACCGTATCGTTTAAAATGGTACTACTTGTTGTCATTGTGAACACACTGTGCCAGGTGTTGGAGAGTAACGTTATTTCTCCTCAGGTGGTGGGACGTACGTTGCATCTGCATCCACTGTCGATTATATTTGCACTGCTCGTCGGAGGTGAATTGGCAGGCATTGTAGGTTTAATTCTGGCAGTACCCGTTTTTGCCGTGCTGAAGGTGATTGTGCAACACTTTTTCGCCTATTACATCAAACGAAGGACCGACTAA
- a CDS encoding PRC-barrel domain-containing protein, with protein sequence MKLQEMIGLAVFDVEDGKQVGKIQDFIVNDDWEIEGIELENKGLFTNHVKIVQWQDIVAYGEDAVMIRNQQAVRKTGADDIKYTYLLGRSKLKEMSVLTEEGLLLGRVSDVYFDQELGNTIIGIEITDGFVSDLIEGRKWLPCTSDMSIGESAIMVPSLSEQRLENAIHSVNG encoded by the coding sequence ATGAAGCTTCAGGAAATGATCGGACTTGCCGTTTTTGATGTTGAGGACGGGAAGCAGGTCGGTAAAATCCAGGATTTCATTGTGAATGATGATTGGGAGATCGAAGGCATTGAGCTTGAGAACAAAGGTCTGTTTACCAATCATGTCAAAATCGTGCAGTGGCAAGATATCGTTGCCTACGGCGAAGATGCCGTCATGATCCGTAATCAACAGGCTGTCCGCAAGACGGGAGCCGACGACATAAAATACACGTACCTCCTCGGTCGGTCTAAATTGAAGGAGATGTCCGTGCTCACCGAAGAAGGTTTGCTGCTTGGGCGTGTCTCCGATGTTTATTTTGACCAAGAGTTGGGAAATACAATAATAGGGATTGAAATTACGGACGGTTTTGTGTCCGATCTGATCGAGGGCCGCAAATGGCTGCCATGTACAAGCGATATGTCCATCGGGGAAAGTGCCATTATGGTGCCGTCTCTGAGTGAACAACGCTTGGAAAATGCCATTCATTCTGTTAATGGATAG
- a CDS encoding cysteine desulfurase family protein, whose product MKRIYLDHAASTPMHPQVAEAMMNVMTGQFGNASSIHAFGREAKRTVSGARDVIAASLGCFPDELVFTGGGTESDNLAIFGAVSSRQDKGKHVITTAIEHHAVLHTCQELERQGYEVTYLSVDHYGRINLDELREAIRPDTVLITMMYANNEVGTIQPICEVGELARQHNILFHTDAVQALGSQNISCKELPVDLISFSAHKINGPQGVGALYVRRGIVLEARAHGGLQERQRRAGTENIAGITGFAEALKIASAQTEAHRQHDLELRKLLLEQLEIHVGTEHFHVNGHLEHTLPNILNISFPEVSTETMLMNLDMEGIAVASGSACTSGSLEVSHVLKAMKLPETFLHSAIRFSWGLGNTTEEIMITAEKIGTILGRLRNRP is encoded by the coding sequence ATGAAACGAATTTATTTGGATCACGCCGCATCGACACCTATGCATCCACAAGTCGCAGAAGCGATGATGAACGTCATGACAGGACAATTTGGCAATGCATCAAGTATCCATGCCTTTGGGCGTGAAGCCAAACGGACTGTCAGCGGAGCAAGGGATGTCATTGCGGCGTCTTTGGGCTGTTTCCCGGACGAATTGGTATTCACCGGAGGTGGCACGGAGAGCGACAATCTGGCAATCTTTGGAGCAGTCTCATCCAGGCAGGATAAGGGGAAACACGTCATTACGACCGCAATAGAGCACCATGCTGTCTTGCATACGTGTCAGGAATTGGAGCGGCAAGGTTATGAAGTAACCTATCTATCTGTTGATCATTATGGACGAATAAATCTGGATGAGTTGCGAGAGGCTATTCGACCGGATACGGTGTTGATTACCATGATGTATGCCAACAATGAAGTAGGCACAATTCAGCCGATCTGTGAGGTGGGTGAGCTTGCACGTCAGCATAATATCCTTTTCCATACCGATGCAGTTCAGGCTCTGGGCAGCCAGAATATTTCCTGTAAGGAACTGCCTGTGGATCTGATCAGCTTCTCAGCGCATAAAATCAATGGACCTCAGGGCGTAGGTGCACTCTATGTACGACGAGGAATTGTGCTGGAAGCAAGAGCTCACGGTGGATTGCAAGAGCGTCAGCGTCGTGCTGGTACGGAAAATATCGCAGGTATTACCGGATTTGCAGAGGCGCTCAAGATTGCATCAGCACAGACGGAGGCGCATCGTCAGCATGATTTGGAATTGCGTAAACTTTTGTTGGAACAGCTTGAAATTCATGTGGGAACGGAGCACTTTCACGTGAATGGACACCTGGAGCATACGCTGCCAAACATCCTGAATATCAGCTTTCCGGAAGTGTCCACAGAAACGATGTTAATGAATCTGGATATGGAAGGGATTGCTGTTGCAAGCGGTTCTGCCTGCACTTCCGGTTCACTTGAAGTCTCTCATGTGCTCAAAGCGATGAAATTGCCTGAAACATTTTTACACTCTGCGATTCGATTTAGCTGGGGATTGGGTAATACTACGGAAGAAATCATGATAACCGCCGAAAAAATTGGAACCATTCTTGGACGACTGCGTAATAGACCCTAA
- the cymR gene encoding cysteine metabolism transcriptional regulator CymR, with amino-acid sequence MKISTKGRYGLTIMMELAARIGEGPTSLKSIAERNQLSEHYLEQLIAPLRNAGLVKSIRGAYGGYILAGDPATVTAGDVIRVLEGPISPVDFTEEDDPAKRDLWLRIRDGIAEVLDSTTLKDLITFQDQDKKDSYMFYI; translated from the coding sequence TTGAAAATATCGACAAAAGGCCGTTACGGCCTCACAATCATGATGGAGCTTGCTGCCAGAATAGGCGAAGGCCCTACATCACTTAAAAGCATTGCTGAGCGCAACCAGCTCTCGGAGCATTACTTGGAGCAACTGATTGCTCCACTACGTAATGCAGGACTGGTGAAAAGCATTAGAGGTGCTTACGGCGGTTATATCCTTGCGGGTGATCCTGCAACCGTAACTGCAGGCGATGTAATCCGTGTACTGGAAGGGCCAATCTCTCCAGTAGATTTCACAGAGGAAGATGATCCGGCGAAGCGTGATCTATGGTTGCGTATTCGTGACGGCATTGCGGAAGTGTTGGATTCCACAACACTGAAAGACCTGATTACCTTCCAGGATCAGGACAAAAAAGATAGCTACATGTTTTACATTTAA
- the mnmA gene encoding tRNA 2-thiouridine(34) synthase MnmA, whose amino-acid sequence MSKTIENTRVVVGMSGGVDSSVTALLLKEQGYDVIGIFMKNWDDTDEFGHCTAEEDSEDVRRVCEQIGIPYYTVNFEKEYFDKVFTYFLDEYKLGRTPNPDVMCNREIKFGEFLNKALDLGADYVATGHYARLIEEDGTLKLLRGVDNNKDQTYFLNALNQNQLSKAMFPIGHLPKPEVRKIAEAAGLYTAKKKDSTGVCFIGERNFKEFLCNYLPAKGGDMVDIATGEVKGRHDGLMYYTLGQRQGLGIGGSGNGEPWFVADKNLEKNQLLVVQGDAHASLYSTGLTATGVNWIAGAEHMPNVPYRCTAKFRYRQPDQGVTLTWQEDGSVDVQFDQQQKAITPGQAVVFYDGEVCLGGGTIDQVQKVPVPAMQ is encoded by the coding sequence ATGTCCAAAACAATTGAAAATACACGGGTCGTCGTTGGCATGTCCGGAGGTGTCGATTCTTCCGTTACCGCACTGCTGCTGAAAGAGCAAGGGTACGATGTCATCGGCATTTTCATGAAAAACTGGGATGACACCGACGAGTTCGGCCACTGTACCGCTGAAGAAGATTCAGAGGATGTACGCCGCGTATGTGAACAGATCGGCATTCCTTACTACACTGTCAACTTCGAGAAAGAGTATTTTGATAAAGTATTTACCTATTTCCTTGATGAATATAAGTTGGGCCGCACGCCAAATCCGGATGTCATGTGTAATCGTGAGATCAAATTTGGTGAATTCCTGAACAAAGCTCTGGATCTCGGCGCAGATTATGTAGCTACAGGACACTATGCTCGCCTGATTGAAGAAGATGGCACACTCAAGTTGCTTCGTGGTGTGGACAACAATAAGGATCAGACCTATTTCCTTAACGCGCTCAATCAGAACCAGCTGTCCAAAGCCATGTTCCCGATTGGTCATCTGCCCAAACCGGAAGTACGCAAAATCGCAGAAGCGGCTGGTTTGTATACCGCCAAGAAAAAAGACAGCACAGGTGTCTGCTTCATCGGTGAGCGTAATTTCAAAGAGTTCCTGTGTAACTATCTGCCTGCCAAAGGTGGAGACATGGTTGATATCGCAACCGGTGAAGTCAAAGGCCGTCATGACGGTCTGATGTACTACACACTTGGACAGCGCCAAGGTCTTGGCATTGGCGGTTCCGGTAATGGTGAACCCTGGTTTGTTGCAGACAAGAACCTGGAGAAGAATCAACTGCTTGTTGTTCAGGGCGATGCCCATGCAAGCCTATACTCCACAGGTCTAACCGCAACGGGTGTGAACTGGATTGCTGGTGCAGAGCACATGCCTAATGTGCCATACCGTTGTACTGCCAAGTTCCGCTATCGTCAGCCGGATCAAGGTGTAACATTGACCTGGCAAGAAGATGGAAGTGTAGATGTACAATTTGACCAGCAACAAAAAGCCATTACGCCAGGACAAGCCGTTGTTTTCTACGACGGAGAGGTCTGCCTGGGTGGGGGTACGATCGATCAGGTGCAAAAAGTACCTGTACCCGCAATGCAATAA
- the crcB gene encoding fluoride efflux transporter CrcB: MILWIGFAGVLGAVLRYSLGKWVSGLLGTAFPWGTWIINISGSLLLGLLYGWHESAMISDGIWVMWGTGFCGAYTTFSTFGYETLGLMGRQRYASAALYVISSVVVGVLACLAGVWLTA, from the coding sequence ATGATCCTGTGGATTGGTTTTGCAGGTGTGCTGGGTGCGGTACTGCGTTACAGTCTGGGAAAATGGGTCTCTGGCTTGCTGGGAACGGCTTTTCCATGGGGAACATGGATCATCAACATCAGTGGTTCATTGTTGCTTGGGTTGTTATATGGGTGGCATGAATCTGCAATGATCTCAGATGGAATCTGGGTGATGTGGGGAACCGGATTTTGCGGTGCTTACACCACATTCTCCACCTTTGGCTATGAGACGTTAGGACTTATGGGTCGACAACGATATGCAAGCGCGGCGCTCTACGTCATCAGTTCGGTTGTAGTTGGGGTGTTGGCCTGCTTGGCAGGAGTCTGGTTGACTGCATAA
- a CDS encoding fluoride efflux transporter FluC — protein sequence MKELLYIGAGGFLGTLTRYAIQLALPTVHVGFPWAVLLINAMGSLFLGWFFTIAVPGKITPQLRLAIGTGFTGAFTTFSTFTLDIFRLSEGGEWISAAIYMIVSLLAGLLLCALGMSLGHRMLGAQRQEGDAS from the coding sequence ATGAAAGAGCTTTTGTATATAGGGGCGGGTGGATTTCTCGGTACATTAACCCGATATGCCATACAGTTAGCGTTACCAACTGTCCATGTGGGCTTTCCTTGGGCGGTACTGTTAATCAATGCGATGGGTAGCCTTTTTTTGGGTTGGTTCTTTACCATAGCTGTTCCAGGCAAAATAACACCACAACTTCGACTGGCGATTGGCACAGGTTTTACTGGCGCATTTACGACATTCTCCACGTTTACACTGGATATTTTTCGTTTATCCGAAGGGGGCGAATGGATCAGTGCCGCTATTTATATGATCGTGAGTCTGTTGGCAGGATTGTTGCTCTGTGCGCTGGGAATGAGCCTTGGACATCGTATGTTGGGAGCACAAAGACAAGAGGGTGATGCCTCATGA
- a CDS encoding replication-associated recombination protein A, with translation MDLFSFQQDSKPQARLLADRLRPEHLDEYIGQEHIIGPGKLLRRAIEADQISSILLYGPPGCGKTTLAHIISQQTQGQFVRLNAVEASVKDVREVIEQAQTNKQLYGTKTILFLDEVHRFNSSRQDALLPAVEKGTIIFIGATTENPFHYVNGALMSRSTLFQLESLNKEHSLIAMRRALSDADKGLGFMELQADDEALEHIATMANGDIRRALNALELAALTTPPEKNGSIHITLSVAEESIRRPIVKADESTQYDVLSAFHKSIRGSSDAALFWFLYAVEKLGMDPMTFIRRLIAASSEDIGLANPQAMTQAIGALDAYRNNGWPEAKLNIAQAILFAVESPKSNAVYTAISKAMNAIDEVKSAEVPLHLRDTHYSGAVKLGHEGYQYPHNYPGHYVKQEYLPKQLSRRVFYEATEQGNESKIRLNQQRRRDL, from the coding sequence ATGGATTTATTTTCGTTTCAACAGGACTCAAAACCACAAGCTAGATTGCTCGCGGACCGCTTGCGGCCAGAGCATCTGGATGAATATATTGGACAGGAACATATTATTGGACCGGGGAAATTACTCCGGCGCGCCATCGAGGCTGATCAGATTTCGTCCATCTTGTTATACGGCCCTCCGGGATGTGGCAAGACAACCTTGGCACATATTATTTCCCAGCAAACGCAAGGACAGTTCGTACGTCTGAATGCAGTGGAAGCTTCCGTCAAGGATGTGCGTGAAGTCATCGAACAGGCCCAAACGAACAAACAGCTGTATGGAACCAAAACCATTCTGTTCCTCGACGAGGTACATCGGTTTAACAGTTCACGTCAGGATGCGCTATTGCCAGCGGTAGAGAAGGGCACGATTATTTTTATCGGCGCGACAACAGAGAATCCCTTTCATTATGTCAATGGAGCCTTGATGAGTCGCTCCACCCTCTTCCAGCTGGAATCACTGAACAAGGAGCATTCGCTTATTGCGATGCGCAGAGCATTGAGTGATGCGGACAAAGGTCTGGGGTTCATGGAGCTACAGGCGGACGATGAGGCGCTTGAACATATTGCTACGATGGCCAACGGGGATATTCGGCGTGCGCTTAACGCGCTTGAACTGGCTGCGTTGACCACGCCACCGGAGAAGAATGGGTCCATTCATATTACGCTTAGTGTAGCTGAAGAGTCTATTCGACGCCCCATTGTGAAGGCAGATGAATCCACCCAGTATGATGTGCTGTCTGCATTTCACAAGAGTATTCGGGGTTCCAGTGATGCGGCGCTGTTCTGGTTTCTATACGCGGTGGAGAAGCTCGGCATGGACCCGATGACCTTTATTCGGCGCCTGATTGCAGCAAGCAGTGAAGACATTGGACTTGCGAACCCGCAAGCCATGACCCAGGCCATTGGAGCACTTGATGCGTACCGGAATAACGGCTGGCCCGAAGCCAAGCTGAACATTGCACAAGCGATTTTGTTTGCAGTAGAAAGTCCGAAATCCAATGCGGTGTATACCGCCATTTCCAAAGCCATGAACGCGATTGATGAGGTGAAATCGGCAGAAGTTCCGCTTCACTTGCGAGATACGCATTACTCGGGTGCCGTGAAGCTTGGACATGAGGGATATCAATATCCGCACAATTACCCTGGGCATTACGTGAAACAAGAATATTTGCCAAAGCAGCTCTCACGGAGAGTATTCTATGAGGCAACGGAGCAGGGTAACGAATCGAAGATCAGGCTGAACCAACAGCGGCGCAGAGATCTATAA
- a CDS encoding LysR family transcriptional regulator codes for MESGDLRIFQCVAQEGNLTKAASKLGYVQSNVTARIRHLEAEVGTTLFIRHNRGMTLSPAGEMLLTYADKIIGLLNDASKALRATSTPSGPMRIGSTQTAAAVRLPELFVRYYKQYPDVSLSLVTGNSQMLMDQVIGYELEGAFIGCPCDHPDLVSIPVFDEELFVVYSGMGPTDEDLKSKPILVYSMGCSYRQVLEEWLEVGGVTRPVIMEFGTLEAIISGVTSGMGISLLPEIVIRHQIENGLLRTHTLPVGMNRMMTHFITRKDAFVSSALHAFMAMLPREYDMIESGEPSEV; via the coding sequence ATGGAAAGCGGGGATCTTAGAATATTTCAGTGTGTTGCACAGGAAGGGAATCTGACCAAAGCTGCTTCTAAACTGGGGTATGTTCAATCCAACGTAACGGCACGAATCCGGCATCTGGAAGCAGAAGTAGGTACAACGTTGTTCATTCGTCATAACCGAGGCATGACGTTATCTCCAGCCGGAGAAATGTTGCTGACCTATGCAGATAAAATTATTGGTTTGCTGAATGATGCTTCCAAGGCGCTTCGGGCAACGAGCACACCGTCGGGTCCAATGCGAATAGGGTCTACACAAACCGCAGCGGCCGTGCGACTACCTGAACTTTTCGTCAGATATTATAAACAGTATCCAGATGTCTCCTTGTCACTGGTTACTGGCAATTCGCAGATGCTTATGGATCAAGTGATTGGGTATGAATTGGAGGGAGCATTTATAGGCTGTCCCTGTGATCATCCTGATCTCGTTTCTATTCCCGTATTTGATGAGGAACTATTTGTTGTCTATTCTGGTATGGGTCCTACGGATGAAGATCTTAAGAGTAAACCCATTCTTGTCTACAGTATGGGGTGTTCCTATCGTCAGGTTTTGGAGGAATGGTTAGAGGTGGGTGGTGTTACCCGCCCAGTAATTATGGAATTCGGAACCCTTGAAGCGATTATTAGTGGAGTTACGTCCGGTATGGGAATTTCCTTATTACCAGAGATTGTGATTAGGCATCAGATCGAAAATGGATTATTGCGCACGCATACACTCCCCGTAGGTATGAATCGCATGATGACTCATTTTATTACTCGCAAGGATGCCTTTGTCAGCAGTGCACTTCATGCATTTATGGCTATGTTACCGCGAGAGTATGATATGATAGAGAGTGGAGAACCATCTGAAGTGTAA
- a CDS encoding SDR family NAD(P)-dependent oxidoreductase: protein MTYWKNRVALITGGGTGIGRAVSELLAERGALVAVNYSRSQDVARETVQHIMDTGGQAFAVQANVANDLDVRRMVTTITETYGPITALVNNAGITRHIPMHDLESVTDDIWNELVDVNVKGMFHCARAVTEGMRQAGGGSIVNLGSIAGSTGSGSCLPYAVSKAAVHGLTLSLAHALSPHIRVNAVVPGAVATRWWAGNEERMYRLGGEVLLQHIASPEDIAHMICAALEQQSMTGQLITVDSGQTL, encoded by the coding sequence ATGACATACTGGAAAAATAGAGTTGCTCTGATCACAGGTGGTGGAACAGGTATAGGACGTGCTGTAAGTGAGTTGCTCGCTGAACGCGGAGCCTTGGTCGCTGTCAACTATTCCCGCTCACAAGATGTAGCAAGAGAGACTGTTCAACACATTATGGATACGGGAGGCCAGGCATTCGCTGTTCAAGCTAATGTTGCCAATGATCTTGATGTCCGGCGGATGGTCACTACAATAACTGAAACTTATGGCCCGATCACTGCACTTGTAAATAACGCCGGAATCACGCGTCATATCCCCATGCACGATCTGGAGTCTGTTACAGATGACATCTGGAATGAGCTGGTTGATGTGAATGTGAAAGGCATGTTTCATTGCGCTCGTGCAGTGACGGAAGGCATGAGACAGGCTGGCGGTGGTTCTATCGTGAATTTGGGCAGCATCGCAGGCAGTACGGGCTCGGGCTCCTGCCTCCCTTACGCCGTCTCCAAAGCGGCAGTTCATGGGCTGACCTTATCACTTGCGCACGCACTCTCACCACACATTCGGGTGAATGCCGTCGTCCCTGGCGCAGTTGCTACAAGGTGGTGGGCTGGAAACGAGGAGCGAATGTATCGTCTCGGCGGAGAAGTGTTATTACAGCATATTGCCTCACCTGAAGATATCGCACACATGATCTGTGCTGCGCTGGAACAGCAATCTATGACCGGGCAACTAATTACTGTAGATAGCGGACAGACGTTATGA